The Thermodesulfobacteriota bacterium sequence ACATCGGCCACACGCTGGTCCGCCTCCACCGTCACCGGGTCGACGATCATTCCCGACTCGGACTTCTTGACCCGCTCCACCTCCCGGGCCTGAGCCTCCTCGGACATGTTCTTGTGGATGACGCCGATCCCCCCCTCCCGGGCCATGGTGATGGCGGTCCGATGCTCGGTGACCGTATCCATGGCCGCGGCGACCAGGGGGGTGTTGAGCTGGAGGGTGCGGGTGAAGCGGGTGGTCAGATCCACCTCGGCGGGGAGCACCTCCGAGGCCATGGGCAGGAGGAGGAGATCGTCAAAGGTGTAAGCCTCTTCGATGTCCTGATGCGGCATGAAAGAACCCCTTGCTGTGAAGGAGGAAAGAGGGGCCGAGGCTCCCGGCTGCCCGGCAGCGGTCCGGTATCAGGGCTCGGACCCGGCCCCCAGGCAGCTCAGGAGGATGCCCTCCAGAAAACCGCTATCGCTCACCAGGAGGGCGGAAAGCCCCACGAGGGCCAGAAGATCCTGCAAGATGGCGGTGCCGGCCAAAAGGATATCGCCCTGGCGGGCCGCCAGGCCCGGCAGGGCGAGACGATCGTCCACGACCAGGGCGGCCAGGCGTGTGGTCAAACGGTCCAAAGCCTCGCGGCTCAGCGCGTGGCCCTGGATGGCACGGCCGTCATAATATAGCAGGTTCCGATCCAGGGCAGCAAGGGCGCAGGCCGTGCCGCCGGTCGCCACCAGGGCGGCCGGCTGGCCAGCCGTCAGGACCTGCGCCATCAGTGGGGACAGCTGGCTGTGCAGGTGGCGGTTCATCCGCGCCCCGTCCAGACCGCCCGGCGCCGACGGATCAGCAAAGGCCTCGGTGAGAGAAAGGGCGCCCAGAGGCAGGCTCAGGCTGACGGGCTGCCCACCGCCGCCGGCATGCGGGCGGAAGGCCAGCTCCGTGGAGCCACCGCCCACATCCACCACCAGAACCGGCAAGTCCGCCAGGCTCGGCAGGCCGACCAGGGCGCCCGCCAAGGCCAAAGCCGCCTCCTCCTCGCCGCTCACCACCTCCACCGGCCAGCCACGGCCGGCGGCCGCCTGGAGAAACCGGTCCCGGTTGGCCGCCGCCCGCAAAGCCGACGTGCCGCAGGCCCGCACCCGCTCCACCCCCAGACCATCCAGGGTGGCTCGGCACCGGTCCAGAACTGCCAGGGCCTCGGTCATGGCCTCGGGGGCCAAGACGCCGGTTGCGGCAACCCCACGGCCCAGCCGCGGGGTGTAGCGCTTCTTGGCCGCAACCCGCAGCTGGCCGCCGGCAAAGCCAGCCACCAGGAGGCGGATGCTGTTGGCGCCCACATCCACCGCCGCCGCCAGGGACGAGGCGTTTCGAGTTGAAGGGGTCATGGCGATGCATTAGAATGGGCGAGCCCTGCGGTCCGCGCCACCCTGTCCCCCAGTGCCCGGAGAGGTCATGCTGGTCAGCATCAATCCCGACAACCCCCAGCCGCACCAGATCCGGAAGATGGCCCAGCTGCTCCGGGACGGCAGGGTGATCTGCTACCCCACCGACACGGTCTACGGCATCGGCTGCGACATCTTCAACAAACGGGCGGTGGAGCGGGTCTTTCAGATCAAGCGCCGGGCCAAGGACCAGCCCTTCAGCTTCATGTGCAGTGATCTCAAGGACATCAGCCAGTACGCGGTGGTGGGCAACGCTGCCTTCCGGATCATGAAGAAGCACCTGCCCGGGCCCTATACCTTTGTCCTCCAGGGCACCCGGATCGTGCCCAAGATCATGGTCACCAAACAGAAGACCGTGGGGGTGCGGGTACCGGACAACCGGATCTGCCTCGACCTGCTGGCCGCCTTCGGCGGCCCCATCGTCACCACCAGCGCCACCAAAATCGGCGAGGAGCCTCCGCTGGTGGAGGCTTACCAGGTGGAGGAGCGCCTGGGGAAGCTGGTGGACGCGGTCATCGACGGCGGCCCCGTCTATCCGGATCCCTCCTCGGTGATCTCCCTCATCGACGACCAGGTGGAGGTGCTCCGGGAGGGCAAGGGGGATCTGACCGCCTTCCGGCTATGAGAGCGGTCAGACGTCGTCGTCCTCGACCAGGTCCTCCTTCACCGACTTGCCCATCGTGAAGTGGAGGTTGCGGCGGGCCGGGATCGCCATCACCTTGCCGGTCTTCGGGTTCTCGGTGCGGCGGGCCTTGCGCTGCCGTACCGAGAAGGAGCCGAAGCCGCGGATCTCCACCCGCCGGCCGTCCTGGAAGGCGTCCGCCATGGTGGCCAGGAGGATCTCCACCGCCTCGGCCACATCCTTCTTCAGGTAGCCAGGCCGCCGGGCCAGCACCTTGTCCACGAGATCTTTCTTGAGCATGGGTCCTCGGAATAATGGCTGTCTTGCCCAACCAGGGGCTCAGATCCCGCCCGGCCGCCACTCGTAGGCCATGGCCGCCCCGCCCACCAGGGCACGGCGCCAGGCCCTGGCCTCCTGGCGCCCGGCCACAAGCTCCAGCAAAGAGAAATCCCGCCGTTCCGGATAGACCAGCTCCGGCACCTTGTCCAGGCCGGCCAGCTCCGCTACCCGGGCCACCGCGTCCCGGAACGTGCCGTAACGGTCGATGAGACCGCGGGCCAGGGCCTGCTCTCCGGAGAAGATCCGGCCGTCGGCCAGGGGCCAAACCTCTTCCTCGGCCAACCGCCGCCCCTCGACCACCGCCAGCACAAACTGCCGGTGCACCGAGTCGATGACCCCTTGCAGCACCGCCCGCTCCTCGTCCGAAAGCGGCCGATCTGCGGCGCCGATGTCCTTCATGGCGCCGCTCTTCACCACCTGGTTGGCCAGACCGATCTTTTCGAACAGCTCAGCCAGGTTGGGGAACTTCATGATCACACCGATACTGCCGGTGATGGTGCCTGGGCTGGCCAGGATCTCGGTGGCCCCCAGGGCGGCGTAGTAGCCACCCGAGGCCGCCACCGAGCCCAGGGAGACCACCAGCGGCTTGGCAGCGGCACAGCGCTGCACCTCCGCGTGGATCTCCTGGGAGGCCCCCACCAGGCCGCCGGGACTGTCCACCCGCAGCACGATCCCCTTGATCTTGGGGCTGTCACGGAAACTGACCAGATCCTCCACCACGGCGGCCGAAGACAGGATCGGGCCGTCCAGCTCCACGACGCCGATACCGGTATCCACGGTGGCCAGGGTGGGACGGGAATGGAAAAGGCCCGAGACCACAAGGCTCAGGCCGACCATGCCGAGCACCGCGATCCCCGCCAGCAACAGCAGACTGGCGAGGATCGGGTGGCGATTCCGGAAGGATGTTGACTCCACGGCGGGAACAGGATCTGCTGCCGGGAAGGCAGCGGTGGCCGCGGCCCTGGGCGCTGGCAGTCTCCCCCATGCCCACTAGGGGAGAAAGCGCCGGGCCACCGGACTGCATGCAGCCTGGAGCTAGCCCTGGTACTTCTCCTCGGCGCGGCTTTCCATCTCCTCCTTGAGGAGATCGCCGATGGTGGAGGGGGCAGAGGAGCTCTTCTTCACAAACTCCTCGTAGGAGCTCTGGTGCGAATCGTCATCCAGCGCCTTGACCGACAGACCAATCTTACGGTCCTTGGCCGAGACGTTGATCACCCGCGCCGACAGGGTATCGCCGACGTTGTATAGCCCCACTGGGGTCTTGATCTTCTCCCGGCTCAGCTCCGAGACGTGGACCATGCCCTCGATACCGTTCTCCAGCTCCACGAAGACGCCGAAGTCGGTGACGTTGGTGATCTTGCCGTCCACCCGGCTGCCCACCCGGTAGGTGCTGGCCACCCGGTCCCAGGGATCCGGCTCCAGCTGCTTGACCCCCAGGGAGAACCGCTCGTTCTCCCGGTCGATCTTGAGCACCACCGCCTGGATGGTCTGGCCTTTGGAGTAGATCTCCCCCGGGTGCTTGACCCGCTGGGTCCAGGAGATGTCCGAGACGTGGATGAGGCCGTCGATCCCTTCCTCGATGCCGATGAAGATGCCGAAGTCGGTGATATTCTTGATCTTGCCCTCGATGATCGACCCCACCGGGTAGTTCTCGGCCACCAGATCCCACGGGTTGGGCTGGAGCTGCTTCATGCCGAGAGAGATCCTCTTCGCCTCCACATCCACGTTGAGGATGACCACCTCTACGGTATCACCCACCGAGACGATCTTGGAGGGATGTCGAACCTTCTTGGTCCAGGACATCTCCGAGACGTGGATGAGGCCTTCGACCCCCTCCTCCAGCTCCACGAAGGCGCCGTAGTCGGCGATGCTCACCACTCGGCCGTTCACCCGTGCCCCCACCGAGAACCGATCCGCCACCATGCTCCAGGGATCCGGCTTGAGCTGCTTGATCCCCAGGGACACCTTCTCGGTTTCGCGGTCGTATTTGATGACCTTGACCTCCACCGCATCCCCCACCTTGTAGAGCTTGGAGGGATGGGACACCCGGCCCCAGGACAAATCGGTGATGTGGCACAGGCCATCGAGACCGCCCAGATCAATGAACAGGCCGTAGTCGGTGATGTTGGTGACCGTGCCAGGCAGAATGGCTCCCTCGGCCAGGGTTTCCCGCAGCTTCTGGCGCGCCGTTTCCCGCTCCGCCTCCAGGATCGCCCGGCGGGAGATGACCACGTTGTTGCGCTTGCGGTTGAACTTGAGGATCTTGAAGGCAAAGGTCTGCCCCAAGAGGCCGTCCAGGTCCTTGACCGGCCGCAGGTCAATCTGGGAATAGGGCAGAAAGGCCGGCACCCCGATGTCCACCTGGAGGCCGCCCTTGACCCGGTGGTCGATGCGGCCATTGATGGTGCCGTCGGCAGCCTGGATGCGGGCGATCTCCTCCCAGACCTTGATCCCCTCCGCCTTCTGCCGGGAAAGACGGAGGCCACCGTCTCCTTCCCGCTTCTCCACATAGACGTCGAACTCCTGGTTGACAGCGACCGCCAGCTCGTTCTTCTCGTCCATGAACTCGTTCAAAGGGATAATCCCCTCCGACTTGTCGCCCACGTCCACGATGACGGCGTCCTTGTCGATCCGTACCACGATGCCCCGCACCACGTCGCCTTCCCGACATGGCTTCGGTCCCTCATCGATCATCGCGGCAAAGCTGTCCATATCCTCGGCCATGTCGTCGGCAAAGGGCTCGTTGGTTCTGTCCGTCGGATTCATTCCCATGGTCCTGTTGGCTCTTCCTACTGGTTGAGGTTCAAAAAAAATACACCCGGGCAAACGTTTGCGTCGTTATACCAAAGAGGGCCTGCGA is a genomic window containing:
- a CDS encoding IMP dehydrogenase — its product is MPHQDIEEAYTFDDLLLLPMASEVLPAEVDLTTRFTRTLQLNTPLVAAAMDTVTEHRTAITMAREGGIGVIHKNMSEEAQAREVERVKKSESGMIVDPVTVEADQRVADV
- a CDS encoding Ppx/GppA family phosphatase; protein product: MTPSTRNASSLAAAVDVGANSIRLLVAGFAGGQLRVAAKKRYTPRLGRGVAATGVLAPEAMTEALAVLDRCRATLDGLGVERVRACGTSALRAAANRDRFLQAAAGRGWPVEVVSGEEEAALALAGALVGLPSLADLPVLVVDVGGGSTELAFRPHAGGGGQPVSLSLPLGALSLTEAFADPSAPGGLDGARMNRHLHSQLSPLMAQVLTAGQPAALVATGGTACALAALDRNLLYYDGRAIQGHALSREALDRLTTRLAALVVDDRLALPGLAARQGDILLAGTAILQDLLALVGLSALLVSDSGFLEGILLSCLGAGSEP
- a CDS encoding L-threonylcarbamoyladenylate synthase, which produces MLVSINPDNPQPHQIRKMAQLLRDGRVICYPTDTVYGIGCDIFNKRAVERVFQIKRRAKDQPFSFMCSDLKDISQYAVVGNAAFRIMKKHLPGPYTFVLQGTRIVPKIMVTKQKTVGVRVPDNRICLDLLAAFGGPIVTTSATKIGEEPPLVEAYQVEERLGKLVDAVIDGGPVYPDPSSVISLIDDQVEVLREGKGDLTAFRL
- a CDS encoding HU family DNA-binding protein, coding for MLKKDLVDKVLARRPGYLKKDVAEAVEILLATMADAFQDGRRVEIRGFGSFSVRQRKARRTENPKTGKVMAIPARRNLHFTMGKSVKEDLVEDDDV
- the sppA gene encoding signal peptide peptidase SppA, which codes for MESTSFRNRHPILASLLLLAGIAVLGMVGLSLVVSGLFHSRPTLATVDTGIGVVELDGPILSSAAVVEDLVSFRDSPKIKGIVLRVDSPGGLVGASQEIHAEVQRCAAAKPLVVSLGSVAASGGYYAALGATEILASPGTITGSIGVIMKFPNLAELFEKIGLANQVVKSGAMKDIGAADRPLSDEERAVLQGVIDSVHRQFVLAVVEGRRLAEEEVWPLADGRIFSGEQALARGLIDRYGTFRDAVARVAELAGLDKVPELVYPERRDFSLLELVAGRQEARAWRRALVGGAAMAYEWRPGGI
- a CDS encoding 30S ribosomal protein S1, which translates into the protein MNPTDRTNEPFADDMAEDMDSFAAMIDEGPKPCREGDVVRGIVVRIDKDAVIVDVGDKSEGIIPLNEFMDEKNELAVAVNQEFDVYVEKREGDGGLRLSRQKAEGIKVWEEIARIQAADGTINGRIDHRVKGGLQVDIGVPAFLPYSQIDLRPVKDLDGLLGQTFAFKILKFNRKRNNVVISRRAILEAERETARQKLRETLAEGAILPGTVTNITDYGLFIDLGGLDGLCHITDLSWGRVSHPSKLYKVGDAVEVKVIKYDRETEKVSLGIKQLKPDPWSMVADRFSVGARVNGRVVSIADYGAFVELEEGVEGLIHVSEMSWTKKVRHPSKIVSVGDTVEVVILNVDVEAKRISLGMKQLQPNPWDLVAENYPVGSIIEGKIKNITDFGIFIGIEEGIDGLIHVSDISWTQRVKHPGEIYSKGQTIQAVVLKIDRENERFSLGVKQLEPDPWDRVASTYRVGSRVDGKITNVTDFGVFVELENGIEGMVHVSELSREKIKTPVGLYNVGDTLSARVINVSAKDRKIGLSVKALDDDSHQSSYEEFVKKSSSAPSTIGDLLKEEMESRAEEKYQG